The genomic region TGACGCCTACACCGGCTTCATCGGCGGCGACAACGTGCAGATCGGCACCGAGGCGGGCAAGTACGTCGCCGAGAAGGTGCTGCCGAACGGCGGCAACGTCGTGGAGATCAAGGGCCTGGCCGGCGCCACTCCGCAGGCCGAACGCAACCAGGGCTTCGCGACCGGCATCAAGGCCAACCCGAAGGTCAAGGTGGTCGCCACCGCGAGCGGCGACTGGCTGCGGGAGAAGGGCCAGGCGCAGATGGACGCGCTGCTCAAGGCGAACCCGAAGATCGACGTGGTGTACGCGCACAACGACCCGATGGCCGAGGGCGCGTACCTGGCGGCGAAGGCGGTCGGCCGGGAGAAGGAGATGAAGTTCATCGGCATCGACGCGCTGCCGATCCCGTCCGGCGGCATCAAGGCGGTCGAGCAGGGCCGGCTGACCGCGACCTTCACCTACCCGACCAACGGCAAGGAGGCGATCGCGGCAGCGAAGAAGCTCCTGGTCGACTGCGGCACGATCGAAAAGACCCAGACC from Kribbella flavida DSM 17836 harbors:
- a CDS encoding substrate-binding domain-containing protein, whose product is MNKHTMSLAATAVAALVLAGCGTTSERTSDEPQAQNSKQCKGADGKYVIGMSQANVAEPYRQRMDDDIKAAAAEVPQFEVKFADAAQDNAKQVADVENYITQQIDLLIISPNEAKPLTAVVKKAYDQGIPVLVLDRKVEGDAYTGFIGGDNVQIGTEAGKYVAEKVLPNGGNVVEIKGLAGATPQAERNQGFATGIKANPKVKVVATASGDWLREKGQAQMDALLKANPKIDVVYAHNDPMAEGAYLAAKAVGREKEMKFIGIDALPIPSGGIKAVEQGRLTATFTYPTNGKEAIAAAKKLLVDCGTIEKTQTLPTRLIDKTNAAQIYAQENPTG